In one window of Mytilus trossulus isolate FHL-02 chromosome 7, PNRI_Mtr1.1.1.hap1, whole genome shotgun sequence DNA:
- the LOC134725427 gene encoding glucose-induced degradation protein 4 homolog produces MSIWTIYRNAKTMPVKLDPPPPANSNLPGITTSLLYNGSRFQGHQKSKGNCYDVEVILQYVDMDNSYLCGYLKINGLTEEYPTLTTFFEGEIISKKHPFLTRKWEADEEVDRKHWGKFLSFYPFAKNFNSDSFDYEELNNTDFVFMRWKEHFLVPDHTVKDITGASFAGFYYICFQKSLASIEGYYYHRSSEWFQSLNLTHVPDHSIPVYQFR; encoded by the exons ATGTCCATTTGGACAATTTACAGGAATGCCAAAACAATGCCGGTAAAGCTTGACCCACCACCTCCTGCGAACAGCAACCTCCCTGGAATAACTACCAGTCTATTGTACAATGGATCAAGGTTTCAGGGACACCAAAAAAGCAAAGGCAATTGCTATGATGTAGAAGTTATTTTACAG taTGTTGATATGGACAATTCTTACCTTTGTGGTTATTTGAAGATAAACGGCCTAACAGAGGAATACCCAACATTGACAACATTCTttgaaggggagataatcagTAAGAAACATCCATTTCTGACCAGGAAATGGGAAGCTGATGAAGAAGTCGACAGAAAACATTGG GGgaagtttttatctttttatccaTTTGCCAAGAATTTTAACTCTGATTCTTTTGATTATGAAGAATTAAACAACACAGATTTTGTGTTTATGAGATGGAAG GAACATTTTTTGGTTCCAGACCATACAGTAAAAGACATAACTGGTGCATCATTTGCTggcttttattatatttgtttccaAAAATCTCTGGCATCCATTGAAGGATACTATTATCACAGAAGTTCTGAATG gtttCAGTCCCTGAACTTAACTCATGTTCCAGACCACAGTATACCAGTCTACCAGTTCCGATGA
- the LOC134725429 gene encoding dynein regulatory complex subunit 3-like, producing MSTVNSMSRMYDNLEPTVIDEDLLRSAVEEQGPKEEAGKIAKAEGIDFGDVTSLRLDFKNVLTIDNLWEFTALTKLQLDNNIIEKIEGLDSLVNLIWLDLSFNNIEVIEGLGHLTKLEDLTLYSNRISKIENMDNLVNLQVFSIGNNILKDLENVIYLRKFKKLKTLTLKGNPFCEEDTYKQYVIAFLSDIGFLDYKLVHQQAREAAIEKYMIPREEMLHNEKQANAIVEEDNKRKIEVELHKIAYVENMDSDSLFESLYTEDAEGKKLAEFPAISELIESFREKFVTVCYQIFEYGIKEHDKRQAEVNQFWECIEEAKNENKLLGMKAIDEFMVMKKKVLQELTQISDQRLLEQQVSDYNKVIAELWDKLMGYELQLVDQLEEVVKDFERNLQDMVSMFIESIMAFMSTARDLENSHHEKLSEIALPIVDKLAKNEMDDEISEDVRMLFVDKDTIINAISTSHDYHLLKIDNKEEDMMTRLNNWMKGLLEKIHDEEEIQRNRLRVVEINHLIDHLRDEIDNLEVGNAGGY from the exons ATGAGTACTGTAAATTCTATGTCTCGTATGTACGATAACTTAGAACCAACAGTTATCGATGAAGATTTACTCAGATCTGCTGTTGAAGAACAAGGTCCCAAAGAAGAAGCTGGTAAAATAGCCAAAGCTGAAGGAATAGACTTTGGTGATGTAACATCCTTGAGATTAGACTTCAAAA ATGTTCTAACAATTGACAACTTATGGGAATTTACAGCTTTAACAAAATTACAGTTGGACAACAATATCATAGAAAAAATAGAAGGACTGGACTCACTTGTAAATCTTATTTGGTTGG atttgtcTTTTAACAACATAGAAGTAATAGAAGGATTGGGTCATCTGACTAAATTAGAAGACCTTACTTTATACAGTAACAGAATATCaaagatagaaaatatggaTAATTTAGTAAATTTACAGGTGTTCTCCATTGGAAACAATATCCtgaaagatttagaaaat gttaTATATTTAAGGAAATTTAAGAAACTTAAAACATTAACACTGAAAGGGAATCCATTTTGTGAAGAGGACACTTATAAACAATATGTGATAGCATTTCTTTCAGACATAGGATTTCTGGATTATAAATTGGTTCATCAACAAGCG AGAGAGGCTGCCATTGAGAAATATATGATTCCAAGAGAAGAAATGTTACACAATGAGAAACAGGCTAATGCTATAGTAGAAGAAGATAACAAGAGAAAGATAGAGGTGGAATTACATAAG aTTGCTTATGTTGAGAACATGGATAGTGACAGCTTGTTTGAGAGTTTGTACACAGAAGATGCAGAAGGGAAGAAATTGGCAGAATTTCCTGCTATTTCTGAACTCATTGAAAG CTTCAGAGAAAAGTTTGTGACTGTTTGTTACCAGATTTTTGAATACGGTATAAAAGAACATGATAAACGTCAAGCAGAAGTAAACCAGTTCTGGGAATGTATTGAAGAGGCAAAGAATGAAAACAAACTTCTAGGAATGAAGGCAATTGATGAATTCATGGTCATGAAGAAGAAA GTATTACAAGAACTTACACAGATAAGTGACCAAAGACTTTTAGAACAACAAGTATCAGACTATAACAAAGTAATAGCAGAACTATGGGACAAACTTATGGGATACGAGTTACAACTTGTAGATCAGTTAGAG gaAGTTGTCAAAGATTTTGAGAGAAACCTACAGGACATGGTATCTATGTTTATTGAGAGTATAATGGCTTTCATGTCAACAGCCAGAGATCTGGAGAACTCACATCATGAAAAACTTAGTGAAATAGCCTTACCTATTGTAGACAAACTGGCTAAGAATGAAATGGATGATGAAATCTCAGAGGATGTCAGAAtg TTGTTTGTTGACAAAGACACAATCATCAATGCTATTTCGACGTCACATGACTATCATTTActaaaaatagacaataaaGAAGAAGATATGATGACCAGACTGAACAATTGGATGAAAGGACTCTTAGAAAAAATACATGATGAAGAAGAAATTCAGAGAAATAGGTTACGTGTTGTGGAAATAAATCATCTGATTGACCACTTACGGGATGAAATAGACAATCTGGAAGTGGGAAATGCTGGAGGATACTAA
- the LOC134725426 gene encoding ATP synthase mitochondrial F1 complex assembly factor 2-like, which yields MAAPMRIYHSAVKSFLNVSNSHCTCSVRRFNPRELKKFYKNATISQTNGWFEINLDKKKLKTPNGKVFQVPNEALALAVATEWNMQDKIVKRHYMHLTSLCNMALDNPTYKSREDLVRSALHYAETDTLCYRLDEPEDLAKLEKVCWDPILEWARKRYDIEIESTTGLLPPEVPSSTYNKLRRHLLSYGDWALFGFLYGTENLKSLILMLAVVDKHIDVKTAVTLSRLEQNYQTTKWGNVEWYHDLDIEELHTRVAAAALFIYWSSESSSIIQKTAIEF from the exons atggctgcgcccatgaGAATTTATCATTCAGCTGTCAAAAGTTTCTTAAATGTATCAAATTCACATTGCACTTGTTCTGTGAGAAGATTCAACCCAAGAG agtTAAAGAAATTTTACAAGAATGCAACTATAAGTCAGACAAATG GCtggtttgaaataaatttagaCAAGAAAAAATTGAAGACGCCGAATGGAAAGGTTTTCCAAGTTCCAAATGAGGCACTGGCTTTAGCTGTAGCAACAGAATGGAATATGCAAGACAAAATAGTCAAGAGACATTACATGCATTTG ACATCACTTTGTAATATGGCATTGGATAACCCTACATATAAATCAAGAGAAGACTTAGTTCGGAGTGCATTACATTATGCAGAGACAGACACACTGTG TTACAGATTGGATGAACCAGAAGATCTTGCAAAACTTGAGAAAGTCTGTTGGGATCCTATTCTTGAATGGGCAAGGAAAAG ATATGATATTGAAATAGAATCCACCACTGGTTTATTACCACCCGAAGTGCCATCCAGTACATACAACAAATTAAGGAGACATTTATTATCTTATGGTGACTGGGCATTATTTG GTTTTTTATATGGAACGGAAAACctgaaatcattaattttaatgTTAGCTGTGGTAGATAAACACATAGATGTTAAAACAGCTGTAACTTTATCAAGGTTGGAACAAAATTATCAG ACAACAAAATGGGGTAATGTAGAGTGGTATCATGACCTTGACATTGAAGAGTTACACACCAGAGTAGCAGCAGCTGCATTGTTTATATATTGGTCTAGTGAATCATCATCAATTATACAGAAAACCGCTATTGAATTTtga